In Pseudomonadota bacterium, the genomic stretch CAACTGGCGCGCACCGACGCGGCACACGCGTATTCAGCGGAGATCAACATGACACGGTTCCACAGCCTCGGATTGGCCAGCCTCTTACTCGCAAGCGCGGCAACGGCGGGCGAGCTGAACGTGAAGGTGGTGGACCGTCTCACCGGCTTTCCGGTCGAAGGGGCCTCAGTCTGTCTCGGCACGCAGCAGGACACGGCGCTGTTTGCCGGCGCGCGCACGGACGCTGACGGCGTGGCGCGCCTGCAGGCACCGGTGTGGGCGCACCGGCTGAGCATCTCGCGCGGCGGCTACGCGAACGTCGACATCGAGCAACCGGCTCGCCGCTTCGACCTGCAGCTGGAGCTCGACATGCAGCCCGGCCGCGCCGCGCCGACCTGTCTCGTGAACCCCAGCGCGCTCGCGCCGAGGGCCGGCATCGAGATCACCGGGGTGGACGTCCTGTTGTCCGACAGGGAGAGCGGTCGTGTGGAGATTCAGACGTACACGAGCGGCTACGCACCGACGCACGTGCGTGTGGCCAGCCGGGACGATTTCGCAGGCTCGAGCTGGCAGGTGATCACCAACGGGCGCTCGGTGCACTACGTGCGAAACCTCGATGAAGCCGTCTACGTTCAGGCGCGCCGTCGTGTCGGCGACGACCAGAACCACATCGAGAGTGTCTCGACCATCGTCAACGAAGCGCTCTGACGCGCGCGGTGCACCGGGCGCTCAGGTGTCCGGCAACTGGTCGATCTCGTCCAGGCTGAGGCTGCGCGCCTCGTTCGCGAGCAGTACCGGAATGCCGTCGCGCACCGGGTAGGCGAGGCCGCTTTGTCGGCACCACAGCTCCATCTCGTGCAACACCAGCGGCGCGCGTGACACCGGGCAGCGCAGGATCCCGAGAAGGCGTTTGTCGATCACGGCGAGGCACCGCAGTGTGGGGGCGGCTCAGTATGCCAGAGCGGCCCTGCAGGTGCCTTGCCGGTGCGCCCGGCGGCACTACGGTTCAGTAACGCCGACCGAAAGGGTGGGGTGGTATGATCTCGGCATTATCCTGAAGTGTGCCGAGCGGACCCGGCTTGGCACTGCCG encodes the following:
- a CDS encoding Trm112 family protein, whose product is MIDKRLLGILRCPVSRAPLVLHEMELWCRQSGLAYPVRDGIPVLLANEARSLSLDEIDQLPDT